Sequence from the Peromyscus eremicus chromosome 4, PerEre_H2_v1, whole genome shotgun sequence genome:
ctgcctctgtttctatgCTGAGATTAGTACCCCCATGCCCAACCTTCcatctcaatctttttttttttataagacaaaaatttaatgaaaattggTCAGTGGGTATATATGATCCATGGTGCTAGTCATATGAAACTGTCACAGAAATGTTAAGCAGGAGAGATAGTGAAGAAAATGTTACATATTGTCGTCATCTGATTCATCTTCTTCCTTCAAAGATTCCTTGGCatatttctctgcttcctctcttaTATCTTTTGGAACAATTTCATGTCTTCCTTTAGTTAATTCACCAACCCAGCTGAGCTCTAGTTCAAAAGCTTTATCCTTAACTTCATCATGTACTATATAAATTATCTTTGCAACTTCTTTAACTACATCACGGCAAGTCATTTCTTTCATCTGAAGCTTTTCTATTTCAGTCTTTGCAGCTTGCCTGGCTTTGCCAATGGCACAGCCCCAATAACCGTATGAAACACCAGATGGATCAATCATGTAGAGCTGTGCACCGTCATTCGCACTGTAAGACCCTAACATGAAACTGCAGCCAAAAGGTCTAACAGCACTGTAGAGTGTATAAGCGTGTACGTACATGGCCACTCTGTCTGCAAGATGTTTGAGAGGAATGTTGTAGCCAAAGTTAGATCTAAAGTTGGATGCTTCCTCTCTTGCTATGTCTGCTAAGGAACGAGCATCAGCCAGCAGACCTGCGACTGCCATTCCAACATGTCGATCAACATTAAAAAGTCGTTTATTGGAGCCTTCTTCATAAAGTTTAGAAAGGACTAATTTTTCTACCCTAAACACAACACCATCTTTACATCTGATCCCAATAGCTACTGTTTTCCACAGCCTTCATAGCATACTCAACTTGAAAGACTCTTCCATCAGGAGAAAACGTGGAGGCTGACAGGTCATACCCGGTCCCAATGGAGCTCATGGTGCCGACCCCGGAGGCCGCCGAGCCCATCTCAATCTTTTAATGGCTGGtatacttaattttttattttttttaagatttatttattttttatgtatatagtgttgtctgcatgtatgcctgcatgccagaagaaggcaccagatctcattacagatggtttttgagtcaccatgtaggtgctgggaattaactaaggacctctagaagagcagccagtgcccttaacccctgagccatctctccagccctttaaaaagttatttctaCATTCTAtcccaacactgaaaaaaaaaaatgcaggccaggtgtggtggtgcacaccttttgatcccagcacttgggagtgagttcaaggacagcctgatctatatagagatctcaaacaaaaaactgtatttCAATCCAAATCTTCCACTTAAACTCTTATGTCACATATCAACTGCCTGGCATTCAGCTCTTTTGATACCTAAAAAGCACCTCAAACTTAAAATTGAACCTTCATGCAAACACTCATTCTTCATGCAGTTTTGCCTATCTCAGCAAATGGCAAATTAATTCTCTCAATACTGTAGTGACTGAAATACAGCTCTCTACTGTGGAGATTACAAGTGCCATCAAGACGAGAAGCCAAGCAAagttataaaaagaaatctaCACCTAAAATGCTTCCCTCATATGGACTGTAGGTAAGTCTGTGGTTACTAATGATTGATATAAAAGAGCCCACCACACTGGGGCCagtgctatccctgggcaggtggtcctggttcGTATAATatagcagactgagcaagtcatatgatcaagccagtaagcagtgttcctccatgacttctgcctCAATTCCTCCCTGTgaattcctgctctgacttctcttAGTGAATggtggagtgtgacctgagagttgtaagctgaaataagcccttttctcctcagtttgctttagtcatggtgttttttcacaacagaaacagaaaccctaactaaaatagAAATTGGTACCTACATTATATG
This genomic interval carries:
- the LOC131909605 gene encoding LOW QUALITY PROTEIN: proteasome subunit alpha type-3-like (The sequence of the model RefSeq protein was modified relative to this genomic sequence to represent the inferred CDS: inserted 2 bases in 1 codon), giving the protein MGSAASGVGTMSSIGTGYDLSASTFSPDGRVFQVEYAMKAVENSXAIGIRCKDGVVFRVEKLVLSKLYEEGSNKRLFNVDRHVGMAVAGLLADARSLADIAREEASNFRSNFGYNIPLKHLADRVAMYVHAYTLYSAVRPFGCSFMLGSYSANDGAQLYMIDPSGVSYGYWGCAIGKARQAAKTEIEKLQMKEMTCRDVVKEVAKIIYIVHDEVKDKAFELELSWVGELTKGRHEIVPKDIREEAEKYAKESLKEEDESDDDNM